A genome region from Coffea arabica cultivar ET-39 chromosome 7e, Coffea Arabica ET-39 HiFi, whole genome shotgun sequence includes the following:
- the LOC113700473 gene encoding UDP-glycosyltransferase 83A1-like isoform X2 — protein MANPHVLVIPFPVQGHVIPLMELAQCLVEHGFIITFVNTEVTHERVLDALADKGLLDDRIRLVAIPDGLESEEERKIPGKLAEAIYRVMPGKLEELIREINASEEEPITCVIADQGLGWALEVAGKMGIRRAAFLTAAAASLVLGFRIPCLIDDGIIDHDGTPIKKQTLQLAPTMPLMNTSDFVWARVANLALQKIIFGAMVQNNRLVKLADWLICNSTYDLEPGAFDLAPEIKPIGPLLASNRLGNSAGHFWMEDSTCLEWLDKQPPGSVIYVAFGSFATFSKPQFEELALGLELTNRPFLWVLRQDTKDGTNATYVEGLQHKTATQGQIVSWAPQQKVGLGFKRDASGAIAHGEIKNKVDELLGTMTFKERALHLKERLMNNIGEGGSSHENFTNFVDWMKTQKSS, from the exons ATGGCCAACCCGCACGTCCTGGTGATTCCTTTTCCTGTGCAAGGGCACGTAATTCCCTTGATGGAGCTTGCACAATGCTTAGTCGAGCATGGCTTCATAATCACATTCGTCAATACTGAAGTCACTCACGAGCGGGTTCTCGATGCATTGGCAGATAAAGGTTTATTGGATGATCGTATTCGTTTGGTTGCGATCCCCGATGGACTGGAATCAGAGGAGGAAAGGAAGATCCCTGGGAAGTTAGCCGAGGCCATCTACAGAGTCATGCCCGGGAAACTTGAGGAGTTGATAAGAGAGATCAATGCATCAGAGGAGGAGCCAATTACTTGTGTCATTGCAGATCAGGGTCTTGGGTGGGCTCTGGAAGTTGCAGGGAAGATGGGAATCAGACGAGCGGCCTTCTTGACAGCAGCAGCTGCTTCCTTGGTCTTGGGATTTAGAATTCCTTGCCTCATTGATGATGGGATAATAGACCACGATG GAACTCCGATAAAGAAGCAGACGCTGCAGCTTGCACCGACCATGCCTTTGATGAATACATCAGACTTTGTTTGGGCACGCGTAGCTAACTTGGCTTTGCAGAAAATCATTTTTGGAGCCATGGTGCAAAACAACCgacttgtgaagttggcggacTGGCTGATTTGTAACTCAACTTATGACCTTGAGCCTGGAGCATTCGACTTGGCTCCAGAGATTAAGCCTATTGGCCCGCTCCTAGCAAGCAACCGCCTGGGGAATTCAGCAGGGCACTTCTGGATGGAGGACTCAACCTGTCTGGAATGGCTCGATAAGCAACCACCTGGCTCAGTGATCTATGTTGCATTTGGCAGCTTTGCAACATTTAGCAAACCTCAGTTCGAGGAATTAGCTCTAGGCCTTGAACTCACTAACAGGCCATTCCTGTGGGTTCTGAGACAAGATACGAAAGATGGGACCAATGCAACTTATGTAGAAGGACTTCAACACAAAACAGCAACTCAAGGTCAAATAGTGAGCTGGGCACCGCAGCAAAAG GTTGGGCTAGGATTCAAGCGAGACGCAAGTGGGGCAATCGCACATGGCGAAATAAAGAACAAGGTGGATGAACTGCTAGGTACAATGACGTTCAAGGAGAGAGCTTTGCATCTCAAGGAAAGACTGATGAATAACATTGGAGAAGGAGGAAGCTCCCACGAGAATTTCACCAATTTTGTTGATTGGATGAAAACACAGAAGAGCTCTTGA
- the LOC113700473 gene encoding UDP-glycosyltransferase 83A1-like isoform X1: MANPHVLVIPFPVQGHVIPLMELAQCLVEHGFIITFVNTEVTHERVLDALADKGLLDDRIRLVAIPDGLESEEERKIPGKLAEAIYRVMPGKLEELIREINASEEEPITCVIADQGLGWALEVAGKMGIRRAAFLTAAAASLVLGFRIPCLIDDGIIDHDGTPIKKQTLQLAPTMPLMNTSDFVWARVANLALQKIIFGAMVQNNRLVKLADWLICNSTYDLEPGAFDLAPEIKPIGPLLASNRLGNSAGHFWMEDSTCLEWLDKQPPGSVIYVAFGSFATFSKPQFEELALGLELTNRPFLWVLRQDTKDGTNATYVEGLQHKTATQGQIVSWAPQQKVLSHPSIACFLSHCGWNSTVESVSNGVPMLCWPYFADQFFNQSYICDIWKVGLGFKRDASGAIAHGEIKNKVDELLGTMTFKERALHLKERLMNNIGEGGSSHENFTNFVDWMKTQKSS, from the exons ATGGCCAACCCGCACGTCCTGGTGATTCCTTTTCCTGTGCAAGGGCACGTAATTCCCTTGATGGAGCTTGCACAATGCTTAGTCGAGCATGGCTTCATAATCACATTCGTCAATACTGAAGTCACTCACGAGCGGGTTCTCGATGCATTGGCAGATAAAGGTTTATTGGATGATCGTATTCGTTTGGTTGCGATCCCCGATGGACTGGAATCAGAGGAGGAAAGGAAGATCCCTGGGAAGTTAGCCGAGGCCATCTACAGAGTCATGCCCGGGAAACTTGAGGAGTTGATAAGAGAGATCAATGCATCAGAGGAGGAGCCAATTACTTGTGTCATTGCAGATCAGGGTCTTGGGTGGGCTCTGGAAGTTGCAGGGAAGATGGGAATCAGACGAGCGGCCTTCTTGACAGCAGCAGCTGCTTCCTTGGTCTTGGGATTTAGAATTCCTTGCCTCATTGATGATGGGATAATAGACCACGATG GAACTCCGATAAAGAAGCAGACGCTGCAGCTTGCACCGACCATGCCTTTGATGAATACATCAGACTTTGTTTGGGCACGCGTAGCTAACTTGGCTTTGCAGAAAATCATTTTTGGAGCCATGGTGCAAAACAACCgacttgtgaagttggcggacTGGCTGATTTGTAACTCAACTTATGACCTTGAGCCTGGAGCATTCGACTTGGCTCCAGAGATTAAGCCTATTGGCCCGCTCCTAGCAAGCAACCGCCTGGGGAATTCAGCAGGGCACTTCTGGATGGAGGACTCAACCTGTCTGGAATGGCTCGATAAGCAACCACCTGGCTCAGTGATCTATGTTGCATTTGGCAGCTTTGCAACATTTAGCAAACCTCAGTTCGAGGAATTAGCTCTAGGCCTTGAACTCACTAACAGGCCATTCCTGTGGGTTCTGAGACAAGATACGAAAGATGGGACCAATGCAACTTATGTAGAAGGACTTCAACACAAAACAGCAACTCAAGGTCAAATAGTGAGCTGGGCACCGCAGCAAAAGGTTCTGAGTCATCCTTCTATTGCTTGCTTTTTGAGTCATTGTGGTTGGAACTCCACAGTGGAAAGCGTAAGCAACGGAGTTCCCATGTTATGCTGGCCTTACTTTGCTGACCAGTTCTTTAACCAGAGCTATATATGTGATATTTGGAAGGTTGGGCTAGGATTCAAGCGAGACGCAAGTGGGGCAATCGCACATGGCGAAATAAAGAACAAGGTGGATGAACTGCTAGGTACAATGACGTTCAAGGAGAGAGCTTTGCATCTCAAGGAAAGACTGATGAATAACATTGGAGAAGGAGGAAGCTCCCACGAGAATTTCACCAATTTTGTTGATTGGATGAAAACACAGAAGAGCTCTTGA